TCATTAAAGGTGAGCGTAGGGGCGGATTCAGACGTTGGCACAATATGGCCGGACGGAACAAGACCCAGCTTAATCAGCGCTTGGAAGCCGTTGCAGACGCCCAGCATCAGGCCGTCACGATGATACAGCAGCTCTTCCACGGCCTGCGAAAGGCGCGGATTGCGGAACGTGGTGGCGATAAATTTACCGGAGCCGTCCGGCTCGTCGCCGCCGGAAAATCCGCCGGGCAGCATGATGATCTGCGCGTTCTGAATCGCACGCTCCAGCCGGTCTATGGTTTCCTCAATCGCCGAGGGGGTCAGGTTGCGCACAATCAGAACCTCCGGCTCCGCGCCGGCCAGCGCGAACGCGCGGGCTGAATCGTACTCGCAGTTCGTGCCCGGGAACACCGGAATCACCACACGGGGCTTTGCCGTCTTGATGGCGGGCGCGCCCGTAAAGCGCTCCGTGAACAGCGGTACCTCTTCCACAGAAGCTTCTTTGGTTTTCGTCTGGAATATCTTTTCGAGAGTACCGGTCCAAACCGCAAGCAAATGATCAATAGCAAACGTTTCGTTACCCAAAATCACCTCAGGCTCCTCGGTCACCATACCCAGCAGGGCAGCGCGAAGCTCCTTCGGAAGAACGGCACCGGCCGCGGCTTCGATCACCAGCGCACCGGACTGCGGCGCAAACAACAGCTTTTCCGCTAGCGCCCCGTTTTCGAAGCGGAAGCCCAAACGGTTGCCAAAGCACATGCGCGCAATCGCGGCAGCCGCGCCGCCCTCACGCACCACGGATGCCGCGGCCACGCCGCCTTGCTCCGTCATTGTGCGCACCGCGCGGTAATACTCCTGCAAAGCAGGATAATCCGGCAGGCCGGTGTCCTTTTGCTCCGGCAGCGGCAGCAAATACACCTTGTCGCCCGGTGTAGAGAAAGCCGCGGAAAGCGTGCGGCTTGCTTTGGTCATCGCCACCGCGAAGCTGACAAGCGTGGGCGGAACATCCAGCTCTTCAAACGAACCGGACATGCTGTCCTTTCCGCCGATGGCGGCAAGGCCCATGCCGATCTGTGCGGAAAACGCGCCGAGCAGAGCCGACGTCGGTTTGCCCCAACGCTCGGGCTCCTGGCGCAGGCGTTCAAAATACTCCTGGAACGTCAGCCGGGCACACAGAGGGTCAGCGCCGACCGCCGCCAGCTTCGACAAACTTTCCACCACCGCCCAGGCTGCACCGTGGAACGGGCTGAAGCGAGAGATACCGGGGATAAAGCCGAAGCTCATTGCAGTCGCATCGTCGGTCTCTCCGCCGGGTACCGGGAGCTTTGCCACCATGGCTTCCTCAGGGGTTCTCTGGTATTTTCCCGCAAAGGGCATCAGAACGGTCGCTGCGCCGATGCTGGCATCGAAGCGCTCTGCGAGGCCCTGCTGGGAACAAACCTGCAAGCGCGACAGATTTTGTTCAAACGCTTTTGTAAGCGGCTGACCCGCAAGCTCGGCGGGAACCAGCTCGCGGTAGTTCTGGGAAAGATCGGGAGCCGGGATATACGCCCTCGCAGAAAGCGTCACACCGTTCGTGTCGAGGAACGCGCGGCTGAGGTCGACGATGGTGTCGCCGCGCCACTCCATGCGCAGACGCGGCTGCTCGGTGACCTCAGCCACCACCACCGCCTGCAGATTTTCTTCGTCGGCCAGCGCACAGAAGCGCTCCACAGCTTCGGGCGCGAGCACCACGGCCATACGCTCCTGCGATTCAGAAATCGCAAGCTCGGTGCCATCCAGACCATCATATTTTTTCGGCACGGCGTCCAGCTGAATCTGCAAACCGTCGGCCAGCTCGCCGATGGCGACGCACACACCGCCCGCACCAAAGTCGTTGCAGCGCTTAATCAGCTTTGCCGCCTCGGGGTTGCGGAACAGCCGCTGAATTTTGCGCT
Above is a window of Faecalispora anaeroviscerum DNA encoding:
- a CDS encoding phosphoribosylformylglycinamidine synthase — translated: MAVIRVFVEKKTGFHVEAQHLKEDLQQNLGITGLDEVRVVNRYDISGLSPEEFEAARGTIFSEPNADHVYDEEYSVPEGARVFAMEYLPGQYDQRADSAAQCVQLLTAGERPQVASAKMIVLLGDVSDVELEEIKRYVINPVESREASLDKPESLELQVQEPAAVRRVEGLISWDDAKLSEYYDSMGFAMSLEDLLFCRSYFRDTEQRDPSITELRVIDTYWSDHCRHTTFATRLEDIQVEPGAPAIDKALKDYYSARVEIAGTTKPICLMDIAVMGMKLLRRRGRLPDLDVSDEINACSIEVPVQVDGKTETWLVQFKNETHNHPTEIEPFGGAATCLGGAIRDPLSGRAYVYQAMRVTGSGDPRNTNTLPGKLPTRKITVGAAQGYSSYGNQVGLATGQVSELYDPGYVAKRMEIGAVIGASPKENVVREIPAPGDQIVLLGGSTGRDGCGGATGSSKAHTLESVKEAGAEVQKGNAPTERKIQRLFRNPEAAKLIKRCNDFGAGGVCVAIGELADGLQIQLDAVPKKYDGLDGTELAISESQERMAVVLAPEAVERFCALADEENLQAVVVAEVTEQPRLRMEWRGDTIVDLSRAFLDTNGVTLSARAYIPAPDLSQNYRELVPAELAGQPLTKAFEQNLSRLQVCSQQGLAERFDASIGAATVLMPFAGKYQRTPEEAMVAKLPVPGGETDDATAMSFGFIPGISRFSPFHGAAWAVVESLSKLAAVGADPLCARLTFQEYFERLRQEPERWGKPTSALLGAFSAQIGMGLAAIGGKDSMSGSFEELDVPPTLVSFAVAMTKASRTLSAAFSTPGDKVYLLPLPEQKDTGLPDYPALQEYYRAVRTMTEQGGVAAASVVREGGAAAAIARMCFGNRLGFRFENGALAEKLLFAPQSGALVIEAAAGAVLPKELRAALLGMVTEEPEVILGNETFAIDHLLAVWTGTLEKIFQTKTKEASVEEVPLFTERFTGAPAIKTAKPRVVIPVFPGTNCEYDSARAFALAGAEPEVLIVRNLTPSAIEETIDRLERAIQNAQIIMLPGGFSGGDEPDGSGKFIATTFRNPRLSQAVEELLYHRDGLMLGVCNGFQALIKLGLVPSGHIVPTSESAPTLTFNELGRHVSRMAYTRVTSVKSPWFAGAQAGDVFCVPVSHGEGRFVADEETLRLLMQNGQIATQYTTPEGIPSGETQWNPNGSVWAVEGITSPDGRVLGKMGHSERKGENLYKNVPGAKDQRIFESGVAYFK